The Cotesia glomerata isolate CgM1 linkage group LG7, MPM_Cglom_v2.3, whole genome shotgun sequence genome segment ttaaaaataactaagcttattttacaaatatgtacttttatataaattaatatatacacttgttgtatttttagaattttagtttggttttaggttacaaattttttttattatatttataataataaatatatatatatatcacacACACTGTAAACTAAACTTGTgagaatttaagaaataacatGGACtgccacttttttttttttttttataactgtaCATAGGGTACTGTAATACATGTGTTGATTGGAAATAACGTTTAATGACATCTTACGATTATCTCTGTAAATACGAAAACACAAAACAACAAAACATAGCCTATATACGTAATTACCACAATATCattcaataatattgtttataattgtttatagTCTTTTAGTTATACAATTCTGtacaatatatttatatttattgtatatgtatatacaacCCGACGAACTCTCTCCCTTGATTCGGATTTACAAATAATTCTCAATGTAAAATAACTTGAATATTGAGTGGTTATATTTAAGTTATTGTGTTGTTTTGGTAAGtttactattaaaatatttaattaattatatttctatttaattgaattaaatttttaggaatGTTTCGAGTTCCTAAAACAATGCCAACGGTAACAACAACGTCCATTGtgtcatcatcattatcatcctCATCATCACTATTTTCAtcatcgtcatcatcatcatcatcattatcatcatcgtTGTCATCGTCATCCtcatcatcatcgtcatcTTCAACATcctcattatcatcatcatcatcatcaccacaACTATTAATGACATCAtctttatcaaataataaaataaaaaaaaaatgctgtTATGGTCCTTATGATTGTACACAGCAATGCTTGgataactataattattgcCTTCGGCATATTTTAGAGGATCCAAATGCACCGTACAAACAATGTGCATTTATCTATAATGCTAATGGCCGTAAGTGTTGTAATCCTAACAGTGTTGATACGGCTTATTGTAGTGAGCATACCAGAAGAGCACAATTGGCGAGAATAAAGTCAACATCAAAACATATgtttccccaaacacccgaAGGATTATTGCTTAATTTACAGCATTAtactaaacaaaatttaaataatggaaCTATTGTAAATGGTGAAATAACAGAAAAATCAGAATTTTTAGACCCTTTTagtaagttttaataaaattcataatgcCTGCAATAGTaacaataattgatatttttttttttttttttttttttttcagctgatGTTGATGCAATGAAAGTTAATGCAAGTGGCTGTGATATTTTAGATTATGGTAGCTCATCAGACAGCGACGTTGAACCAACTGTACCAAGTGAATCTTTACGTGGAACATACTTGGATGATAGCGATAATGAAAGTTTTCACAGTCCACAAGAAGACCCCTTAAAGTAAgtaccattttttaatttgaaataaaataaaaaaaaattataaataattttttttattgtaacattaaatgatagttataaaaaaaatagttgctgCTAATTGGCTTGAGCTAAGCAATCGCTAGactgtaaaatatatattttttttttaatttttctgtatttGTAGTTGCTTTAAAAGCTATTTATTTTACGAACAATCTTGTTACCTGCCGATTAAATTTtagcattaattttttaaggcaTGCTGGCGTATTTACAGCTGAAGAAGTTATTTACATCgcaagagaaaaattgataagattaCAAGCACTTTACATAGATCAATTTAAACGACTGCAATATACATTACGAGAAAAACGTAGAAAATACTTGCATGctttgaaaaaagaaaaggaaacTCTATgtgagtatatatatataattaaaatgtgaaataaaaaaataccataattgatgataacaataacaataattactattattattattattattattatttttaggtaGTGTTCACGATCAAGGAAAAGAAACggctagagaaaaaaaaatatatgaaaaattaaaggcATTAAATCGTTATCATCGGAGAAGCGGTGTTGAagctattttatataaaaaatcaatagatcGTAGGTCAAAATCAACCGAAGGGGCGGTATTAAAAACACCAAATATTCCAAAATGCATTTTCACTGAAGGTGGTGTCAAGTGTGGAGAAAGAACATTACCTTCCGCTAAACACTGTAGAAAACATATTTTAAAGGTTTGTCATTTACATTATTTCtctgattattatttataaaacatggtaaaataataactaaataaaaaatattaatttttttacaaggaTCAAAATCAAGTATTATTCAAAGCTTGTGGAGCAATACGAGCAGATATCGAATGTCATGAACCAGTACCTGTTATTTTCGATTCAAATTGTGTATTTCATATGGATTTGCCATCATTTTGTAAAGTAGAACcgatgaaatttaattctgcTATCCCACTAATGGAAATAGATACTATTCAACAAGAAAATGGTGAAGTAGATCCAGATGATGATGTTGCCGGACTTATGCGTGAAATGAATGATTCACTAAcgtcaaataataaaaaacttgatACCTCTTACAATGAAAGTATAAATAGCGAAGCTAGTACGGATACAGCACCTCACAGTGATGATAAAGATGATGCCATGTcaatgtaatttttgtaaaaaattttaatcaataaaaattatttcaacccaaataaaaatagtataaataGAAAATCGACCATTTGataatcaatcaattaattagtataattaaatgaccaataaatcaattaattagcaaatagttaattattaatcaataattaataagtcaATTGTAATTGAAATATCGGCCTAGAAGTGGTAAACTTCGAGCACATGACGTCAAAAAAGATCGTGCAAAGCACATGGTCTTCGCATAAAAAAGGCCAGACCTAATCGCCAACAAACAAACAAAGGTAAGAGTACCGATCGTAGAATATTCAAATCGATGATTTAACTCTTCAAATTACCTAGTTTTCTCCAtgtttactaaataaattactggATAACCATAGATTacacaaattctgatggtaATATTCGCCGAGGAATTACTGATTATGGTAAATTTATCGCGTTAGAACTGggataattgatgattttacAGGTGAGCGTACCCATCGTAAAGTATTTAAATCGACTTTctgcttttaaaaatcacataatTTTCTCGTAAATTTTCTACAGAAATtactttctaatttttattaaactatcttatataattatatttttcaattattaattttatgcccaccgtaatttttatctattaatttaaatcatctGTGCAGATGAAAGATTTGTCTACGCGCGAAAGCCACAATAAAATGTAATCTACGTGACCGTTGGTTAGCTATAGCTGGGACTCCTGCAAACTCACTACCGCAAAAATTTAAACACGAGGAACGAATAAGCCAATAACTCCTggtctttgttattttattcgtATTTGGCCTTTAATTTTACGGTCCTATGCCTTATTGTAAAAGTCGCTTATTCGTTATTATTCGTACTACCTTATTCGTcgttatcaattattataatcatagaTGAGAACCgaaatctcaaaattttaatttgctgTGTACTTACGCGAGAATTCACTCAATAAGtaagtttattaaaatctcTTAAAAGCTAATTTTACGCACTTTACCCTACGAGGGACTGGATGACGTtagctaaaataaataaaattcatgaatattaattacgttaaaataaaatttgtgaaaGTTTAAAGTTTCGGcgtttataaaaatgaatataaaaaaaaaaagtcaagaTTTGTTGGAgttagttaatttaataaaataagaagcccttttagaataataataagcaGCCCGAATCCCCACCCAACTccattttttacatataaggAGCAATCAAAGGGACCATCAAAGAAAAAGGTGTTAACAGAGGCCCCACGGATTCACGGATGcactctctaaacatgaattagtagaaattcactggaataagtgaatattcactttttctaagtttcaatcgAACACCACTTTGGTATCAAAGTGCATTTATTCTCAATGTAAATCCGTGCTTAGTCTGCAACAAAGGTGTGGCAAATTCGTCCGTCAAAAAGCTGCgccacataaataattaaaactgagGAATCAAGAACTCGGTTGCGCGTATTATTTAAACCGTTAGTCGAAACATCCAAAACGCTATGAaagtatgtcaataattggggaaATGTTAAAACTGAGCTCAAAATTGCgcaaaatcattaattaattaattgatgattaatcaattgattaatctttaattaatgtaaaataggTCTAGATATAGTGAAGACGAGGTTAAAAATGCTAATAACATTATGAGATCATTGAagaattaatcaaaattaatcaaCCGTAAAATTGGCATCTAATTACTTTTCAATACCGTTATGGTTAAAATGAAcgtaaaaagttaaaaaaaaaaaaaaagtcataaatATGGTCGAATTATTGAGCAATGTACCCGAAATGCTAAAAAGTAAGCTTAAATatagttaaattattgaaaaggaGGCTAAAATATAGTCAAGATAAGACACTAAAAATTCGATAGAcacgaaaaattcttattttttaaagaacattatttttagtaattttttcacagaaatcactatataaacatagcttgcgCGAAtcctgatggttatattcgagaaattaccgATTGCTTTGGATTTACTGCGTTTgaaccgaaaatcgacgattttccaagTCAgggtaatttaacataatttcagtcaattcgttcaagagataacttcacataacttGACTTAATTTGGATAATTGAATACCTGTCTTCAATTTTAACCACAagaatcactgtataaacatagattgaacgaattttaatggTAATCCAGATGGAATTGCCAATTATTTCGAGTTGGTCGAGATTGGAGCGGAAATCGACTATTTTTCGGCCGAGGGTACCCACTGTAAcatattcaaatcgacttaaTTTAGATAATTGAAAACCTATTTTATCCACTTTATCCACAAGAATCACTGTCTAAACATAGATTGGACGAATTTTGATGGTAATCCTGATGGAATTGCCAATTATTCCGAGTTGGTCGCAATTGGAGCGAAAATCGACCATTTTTCGGGTGAGGGTACCCATTGTAAcatattcaaatcgacttaaTTCGGATAATGGAACAAATGTCTCCACTTTTTCCACAacaatcactgtataaacataaatgaaaaaaattttaatagtaatcCTGATGGAATTGCGCCAATTATTTCGAGTTGGTCGCGCTCAGAGCTGAAATCGACCATATTTTGGGTGAGGGTACCCATTGTAACATATTCAAATCGCCTTAATTtggataattgaataattttctttactttttCCACAagaatcactgtataaacatagattaaacaaattttaatggtAATCCTAAAGAAATTGCCAATTATTTCAAGATGGTCGCGTTTGGAGCAAAAATCGACTATTTTTAGGGTGAGGGTCTCCattttaaagtattcaaatcgacttaaTTCTTGCGATTGAATAATTGTCTACACTTTTTCCACAAGAATCACTGTATGAACATAAATTAAACGAATTTTGATGGTAATCCTGATGGAATTGccaattattttaagttggTCGCGTTTAGAGCAAAAATCGACTATTTTTCGGGTTTGTGTAGCCACTGTAAc includes the following:
- the LOC123269424 gene encoding KAT8 regulatory NSL complex subunit 2 isoform X2, with translation MFRVPKTMPTVTTTSIVSSSLSSSSSLFSSSSSSSSSLSSSLSSSSSSSSSSSTSSLSSSSSSPQLLMTSSLSNNKIKKKCCYGPYDCTQQCLDNYNYCLRHILEDPNAPYKQCAFIYNANGRKCCNPNSVDTAYCSEHTRRAQLARIKSTSKHMFPQTPEGLLLNLQHYTKQNLNNGTIVNGEITEKSEFLDPFTDVDAMKVNASGCDILDYGSSSDSDVEPTVPSESLRGTYLDDSDNESFHSPQEDPLKHAGVFTAEEVIYIAREKLIRLQALYIDQFKRLQYTLREKRRKYLHALKKEKETLCSVHDQGKETAREKKIYEKLKALNRYHRRSGVEAILYKKSIDRRSKSTEGAVLKTPNIPKCIFTEGGVKCGERTLPSAKHCRKHILKDQNQVLFKACGAIRADIECHEPVPVIFDSNCVFHMDLPSFCKVEPMKFNSAIPLMEIDTIQQENGEVDPDDDVAGLMREMNDSLTSNNKKLDTSYNESINSEASTDTAPHSDDKDDAMSM
- the LOC123269424 gene encoding KAT8 regulatory NSL complex subunit 2 isoform X1, which encodes MFRVPKTMPTVTTTSIVSSSLSSSSSLFSSSSSSSSSLSSSLSSSSSSSSSSSTSSLSSSSSSPQLLMTSSLSNNKIKKKCCYGPYDCTQQCLDNYNYCLRHILEDPNAPYKQCAFIYNANGRKCCNPNSVDTAYCSEHTRRAQLARIKSTSKHMFPQTPEGLLLNLQHYTKQNLNNGTIVNGEITEKSEFLDPFTDVDAMKVNASGCDILDYGSSSDSDVEPTVPSESLRGTYLDDSDNESFHSPQEDPLNINFLRHAGVFTAEEVIYIAREKLIRLQALYIDQFKRLQYTLREKRRKYLHALKKEKETLCSVHDQGKETAREKKIYEKLKALNRYHRRSGVEAILYKKSIDRRSKSTEGAVLKTPNIPKCIFTEGGVKCGERTLPSAKHCRKHILKDQNQVLFKACGAIRADIECHEPVPVIFDSNCVFHMDLPSFCKVEPMKFNSAIPLMEIDTIQQENGEVDPDDDVAGLMREMNDSLTSNNKKLDTSYNESINSEASTDTAPHSDDKDDAMSM